In one Candidatus Woesearchaeota archaeon genomic region, the following are encoded:
- a CDS encoding CADD family putative folate metabolism protein: MQESTAFIQQLQTEIDKKHLLKHPFYQAWENGTLPVTVMQKYAQQYYHLERNFPIFLSLMHSGCEIFEVRQAITDNLYDEEHGEKNHTELWMRFGEAIGAKRGEIKASNPLPETQHAVDTFKKMSASSFLEGSGCLAAYESQIPAVAEKKLHGLEKNYGIHDTRGTEFFQLHGVLDVKHANVWWDIISEHANTPERQLAVMEAVKNGRDSLWGFLDGVCRAYGTEDMKKMC, from the coding sequence ATGCAAGAATCAACAGCGTTTATCCAGCAACTCCAGACAGAAATTGACAAAAAACATCTTCTCAAACATCCTTTTTATCAGGCGTGGGAAAATGGAACACTCCCTGTTACTGTGATGCAAAAATACGCGCAACAATACTATCATCTTGAACGAAATTTTCCTATTTTTTTAAGTCTCATGCACTCTGGCTGTGAAATCTTTGAAGTACGGCAGGCGATAACGGACAATTTGTATGACGAAGAACATGGAGAAAAAAATCACACTGAACTCTGGATGCGTTTTGGCGAAGCAATCGGCGCAAAACGTGGAGAGATCAAAGCGTCAAACCCCCTTCCTGAAACACAGCACGCGGTTGACACTTTCAAAAAAATGTCTGCTTCTTCTTTCTTGGAAGGAAGCGGCTGCCTTGCCGCCTACGAATCACAAATTCCCGCTGTCGCGGAAAAGAAACTGCATGGTCTTGAAAAAAATTATGGGATTCATGATACACGAGGGACTGAGTTTTTTCAACTTCACGGCGTTCTCGATGTCAAGCACGCGAATGTCTGGTGGGACATCATTTCAGAACACGCGAACACGCCTGAACGGCAGCTCGCGGTGATGGAAGCAGTCAAAAATGGGAGAGATTCTCTTTGGGGCTTTCTCGATGGCGTTTGCAGAGCATATGGCACTGAAGACATGAAGAAGATGTGCTGA
- a CDS encoding superoxide dismutase: MLFTPSGQHKVKKYPLEGTLKGISDRQIQEHRDVLYTGYVNKLNEIETKQKAVAKAGNGTHSDFRELKLEEAFAVNGVFLHEAYFENLDGKHTPCSGAILKLLERDFGSYDAWKEDFTAAATSSRGWVVLAINVLDGRVHNYLCDRHDLGGVWWCLPLLVLDVYEHAYMIDYGVKRADYIKAFFENIGWNAVNARIEQIKKIPDVLKH, from the coding sequence ATGTTATTTACGCCAAGCGGGCAACATAAAGTCAAGAAATATCCTCTTGAAGGAACATTGAAAGGAATCAGCGATCGACAGATTCAGGAACATCGCGATGTGTTGTATACGGGGTATGTCAACAAATTAAACGAAATTGAAACAAAACAAAAAGCTGTCGCGAAAGCAGGAAACGGAACACATTCAGATTTTCGTGAACTAAAATTAGAAGAAGCCTTTGCGGTGAATGGCGTTTTTTTGCACGAAGCATATTTTGAAAATCTCGATGGCAAACACACTCCCTGTTCTGGAGCAATTCTGAAATTACTTGAACGCGACTTTGGCAGCTATGACGCATGGAAAGAAGATTTCACCGCAGCAGCGACAAGCTCTCGTGGCTGGGTTGTTCTTGCGATCAATGTCCTTGATGGTCGAGTGCACAATTATCTTTGTGACCGACATGATCTTGGCGGCGTCTGGTGGTGTTTACCATTGCTCGTTCTTGATGTCTACGAACACGCGTACATGATTGATTATGGGGTTAAACGTGCGGACTACATCAAAGCGTTCTTTGAGAATATTGGCTGGAATGCGGTGAATGCTCGCATTGAACAGATTAAGAAAATTCCTGATGTATTGAAACATTAG
- a CDS encoding 30S ribosomal protein S6e: protein MVGIKVVIADPKKGKCVQKELSEENSHALFGKKLGDTVRGELLDLTGYEFKITGGSDYCGFPMRPDVPGLARKKILAVEGIGLKPLKYKIRKTKPFQFHPGSRQRKSVCGNTIHDKIAQLNFVVVKHGSAPLFEEKAAEAPAQ from the coding sequence ATGGTTGGAATTAAAGTAGTTATCGCGGATCCTAAGAAAGGAAAATGCGTTCAGAAAGAATTAAGCGAAGAAAACAGTCACGCGCTCTTCGGCAAAAAATTAGGCGACACTGTTCGCGGCGAACTTCTTGACCTTACGGGGTATGAATTCAAAATTACTGGTGGCTCAGATTACTGCGGCTTTCCTATGCGGCCAGACGTTCCAGGCCTCGCACGAAAAAAGATTCTCGCAGTAGAAGGAATTGGTCTTAAACCATTAAAATACAAAATTAGAAAGACAAAGCCATTCCAGTTCCATCCAGGATCACGCCAGCGAAAATCTGTTTGCGGAAACACTATCCATGACAAGATTGCGCAACTGAACTTTGTTGTGGTCAAACATGGAAGCGCTCCTTTGTTTGAAGAAAAAGCTGCAGAAGCTCCTGCGCAATAA
- a CDS encoding Bro-N domain-containing protein → METKSLITFQDKNIRRTWHNDLWWFVIEDVVLVLTDSKDPKQYIQRMKQRDEPLSQGWVQIVRTLPVETFGGIQQMNCANTEGIFRIIQSIPSPKAEPFKQWLAQVGYERVQEIENPELAQERMKLLYEQKGYSKDWIDKRLRGIAIRQELTDEWKQRGIDENKEFAILTNEIAKATFGKTVSEHKELKRLQKENLRDHMTDLELIFSMLGEKSTTEIAKVDNTQGLEENKDAARRGGTIAGGARVQLEKELKRKVVTSNNYLTEPERVKRKHLTQ, encoded by the coding sequence ATGGAAACAAAATCTCTCATAACTTTTCAAGATAAAAATATCAGAAGAACATGGCATAACGACCTGTGGTGGTTTGTCATAGAAGATGTTGTTTTAGTGTTAACGGATTCTAAAGACCCCAAACAGTATATACAAAGAATGAAACAGAGAGATGAACCTCTTTCGCAAGGGTGGGTACAAATTGTACGTACCCTTCCTGTGGAAACTTTTGGGGGGATACAGCAGATGAATTGTGCAAACACAGAAGGTATTTTTCGTATTATTCAATCAATCCCTTCTCCAAAAGCTGAACCATTCAAACAATGGCTTGCTCAGGTGGGGTATGAGCGAGTTCAAGAAATAGAAAATCCTGAATTGGCTCAAGAAAGAATGAAACTTCTTTATGAACAAAAAGGATATTCAAAAGATTGGATTGACAAACGATTACGCGGAATTGCGATTCGACAGGAATTAACCGATGAATGGAAACAGCGTGGTATTGATGAAAACAAAGAATTTGCAATCTTGACTAATGAAATTGCAAAAGCGACTTTCGGAAAGACAGTGTCAGAACATAAAGAACTCAAAAGACTTCAAAAGGAAAACCTTCGAGATCACATGACTGATTTGGAACTTATCTTCTCTATGCTTGGAGAAAAATCAACAACAGAAATAGCAAAAGTGGACAATACGCAAGGTCTTGAGGAGAACAAGGACGCAGCAAGAAGAGGAGGAACTATTGCAGGAGGCGCAAGAGTACAACTTGAAAAGGAATTAAAAAGAAAAGTCGTGACTTCAAATAATTATCTTACTGAACCAGAACGTGTTAAAAGAAAACACTTGACACAATAA
- a CDS encoding 30S ribosomal protein S28e translates to MAEQEKPQPQPKAKPQQQKPEEAESKKGAVTFSQAVPARVEEVIGRTGTRGEVTQVRCKVLEGFDKNKILRRNVRGPIQKSDILMLRETEIEARPLNKAGRGNA, encoded by the coding sequence ATGGCAGAGCAAGAAAAACCACAACCACAGCCAAAAGCAAAACCTCAGCAACAGAAACCTGAGGAGGCAGAATCCAAAAAAGGAGCAGTTACATTCTCTCAAGCAGTTCCCGCGCGCGTTGAAGAAGTCATCGGCAGAACAGGAACACGAGGGGAAGTCACTCAAGTCCGTTGCAAAGTTCTCGAAGGTTTTGATAAAAACAAAATCCTCCGACGAAACGTTCGCGGTCCAATACAAAAAAGTGATATTCTCATGCTCAGAGAAACAGAAATTGAAGCACGTCCGCTCAACAAAGCAGGACGCGGAAATGCATAA
- a CDS encoding DUF357 domain-containing protein: MSGSTVTPDKLAKYFDVTGRALKKVKIGKQKDIDWQASAEDFLDMAQRYYSDAQHFADKGDIVTAFAALNYAHGWLDAGARLGLFDVGKDNVLFTVDGE, from the coding sequence ATGAGCGGCTCAACTGTTACTCCAGACAAACTCGCGAAATACTTTGACGTGACAGGAAGAGCGCTCAAAAAAGTCAAAATAGGAAAACAAAAAGATATTGATTGGCAAGCGTCCGCTGAAGATTTTCTTGATATGGCACAGAGATATTATTCTGATGCCCAGCATTTTGCAGATAAAGGAGATATCGTGACCGCATTCGCCGCGCTGAATTATGCGCACGGGTGGTTAGACGCTGGCGCGCGCTTAGGGTTGTTTGACGTTGGTAAAGATAATGTGTTATTTACAGTAGATGGAGAATAA
- a CDS encoding NFYB/HAP3 family transcription factor subunit, producing the protein MVGTKRKTVIPKAAVARIIMDAGAKRVSADGVDALTAALEKIAHDIAHQAARIAAHSGRKTVQEGDIALAVKK; encoded by the coding sequence ATGGTAGGAACAAAAAGAAAAACAGTTATTCCTAAAGCAGCTGTTGCTCGCATCATCATGGACGCAGGAGCGAAACGAGTCAGCGCAGACGGTGTCGACGCGCTCACTGCCGCGCTCGAAAAAATTGCGCACGACATCGCGCATCAGGCAGCGCGCATCGCTGCGCATTCTGGTAGAAAGACTGTGCAAGAAGGAGATATTGCTCTTGCGGTAAAAAAATAG
- a CDS encoding translation initiation factor IF-2 subunit gamma yields MSTEKKEHKEPKHPKVKKEKAPKEAKDSKEHPKEHKKDKAEKIHKKSSEHALQPVINIGLFGHVDHGKTTLTEALSGKWTDTHSEEMKRGITIRLGYANATIYQTEDGTYTTDPNAGGEFVRIISFVDAPGHESLMATMLAGATIIDGALLLIAANEQCPQPQTREHLQALEILGIKKIIIVQNKIDLVDKERLLKNYQQLRDFLKGTAYENAPVIPLSAMHKVNIDALLGAFEEFFPTPSRDETLDPRMFIARSFDINKPGSPIEKMRGGVLGGSLIQGSFKVGDEIEIRPGYFVEERNQKVHKPLFTKILGLMTGNTPLQIAKPGGSIAVLTDLDPSIVKSDVLTGDVVGLPGKLPSVLYDLDLEVHLLERVVGSKEELVVEQIKLQEPLMLNVNSAVTVGVVYKLAKNSVLCKLKVPVCCDIGSRVTISRRIGNRFRLIGYGIIKNVKK; encoded by the coding sequence ATGTCAACTGAAAAAAAAGAGCATAAAGAACCAAAACATCCTAAGGTCAAAAAAGAAAAAGCGCCTAAGGAAGCAAAAGACTCTAAAGAACATCCTAAAGAACATAAAAAAGACAAAGCAGAAAAAATTCATAAAAAATCTTCTGAACACGCTCTTCAACCTGTCATTAACATCGGTCTTTTTGGTCACGTCGATCACGGAAAAACAACACTGACAGAAGCGCTCAGCGGGAAATGGACAGACACCCATTCCGAAGAAATGAAACGCGGGATCACTATTCGTTTAGGATACGCAAACGCGACTATTTATCAGACAGAAGATGGAACATACACGACTGATCCAAATGCAGGCGGCGAATTTGTTCGCATCATCAGTTTTGTCGACGCACCTGGACACGAAAGTCTCATGGCAACAATGCTTGCTGGCGCGACAATTATCGATGGCGCGCTTCTCTTAATCGCGGCAAACGAACAATGTCCACAGCCGCAAACACGAGAACATCTTCAGGCACTTGAAATTCTTGGCATCAAAAAAATTATTATTGTTCAAAACAAAATTGATCTTGTTGACAAAGAACGGTTACTCAAAAATTATCAGCAGCTTCGTGATTTCCTTAAAGGAACCGCGTATGAAAACGCTCCTGTGATTCCTCTTTCCGCGATGCATAAAGTAAACATTGACGCGCTTCTCGGCGCGTTTGAAGAATTCTTTCCAACCCCTTCTCGTGATGAAACTCTTGATCCTCGCATGTTTATCGCGCGAAGCTTTGATATCAACAAACCTGGTTCTCCTATTGAAAAAATGCGCGGTGGCGTTTTAGGTGGTTCATTGATTCAGGGTTCTTTCAAAGTAGGTGATGAAATTGAAATCCGTCCTGGCTACTTTGTTGAAGAACGAAACCAGAAAGTCCACAAGCCTTTGTTCACTAAAATTCTTGGTCTTATGACAGGAAATACTCCTTTACAGATCGCAAAACCTGGTGGTTCTATCGCTGTTCTTACTGATCTTGATCCTTCTATTGTTAAATCTGACGTTCTTACCGGGGATGTAGTTGGTCTTCCAGGTAAATTGCCTTCTGTTTTGTATGACCTTGATCTTGAAGTTCATCTTCTTGAGCGTGTTGTTGGAAGTAAGGAAGAACTTGTTGTTGAGCAAATTAAACTTCAAGAGCCACTGATGTTGAATGTCAACTCCGCGGTTACTGTCGGGGTTGTTTACAAACTCGCGAAGAACAGTGTTTTATGCAAACTTAAAGTTCCTGTCTGTTGCGATATTGGTTCTCGCGTTACTATTTCTCGACGAATTGGCAATAGATTCCGATTGATTGGGTATGGTATTATTAAGAATGTGAAAAAATAA
- a CDS encoding SemiSWEET transporter, with amino-acid sequence MNWEIIGYIGAACTTFCFIPQLVKTVKTKCLDDFSYGYLAVLGFGVLMWLIYGLAINNMVIISANAITLMFVLSLISMKAWYKDKKKK; translated from the coding sequence ATGAACTGGGAAATAATTGGCTACATTGGCGCGGCGTGCACAACATTCTGTTTTATTCCGCAACTCGTCAAGACAGTAAAAACAAAATGTCTCGATGATTTCTCGTACGGCTATCTCGCTGTTCTCGGGTTTGGTGTCTTGATGTGGCTTATCTACGGACTTGCGATCAACAATATGGTCATCATCAGCGCAAACGCGATCACATTGATGTTTGTATTAAGCTTAATTTCTATGAAAGCGTGGTATAAAGACAAAAAGAAGAAATAA
- a CDS encoding 50S ribosomal protein L24e, producing the protein MVKCAFSGKEIPKGTGKMFVRKNGQVLWFLNSKCQKNYIGLHRKPVNYKWSAHYVKGEAGVALKKAATAEARAEKAHAPSEE; encoded by the coding sequence ATGGTTAAATGCGCATTCAGCGGCAAAGAAATTCCAAAAGGAACAGGAAAAATGTTCGTTCGCAAGAACGGTCAAGTTCTTTGGTTCCTCAACAGCAAATGTCAAAAAAATTACATTGGCTTGCACAGAAAGCCTGTCAACTACAAGTGGTCAGCGCACTATGTGAAAGGAGAAGCAGGCGTTGCGTTGAAAAAAGCAGCGACAGCAGAAGCACGTGCTGAAAAAGCGCACGCGCCTTCTGAGGAATAA
- a CDS encoding HAD family phosphatase: MIKAIIFDLDGTVTNSELLHRQAFNILLKKYGLSITNKQWQNIFVGAGSRFIAQWYIRKYKLPEDLDDFVDKRRRKYQELLKKHPLKPISGFMKFYNALKRQGFKVAIASSGHRSNVLASLRAIGLSRIPVVGIEQVHFRKPNPEIFLKTAKMLGAKPSQCVVFEDSLPGITAAKRAKMKIVALLTTTPKARLKKLKPDLLIRNYNLISVSTISRL; the protein is encoded by the coding sequence ATGATCAAAGCAATTATTTTCGATCTTGATGGAACAGTGACCAACAGCGAATTATTGCATCGTCAAGCGTTCAACATTCTGCTTAAAAAATATGGATTGTCCATTACAAACAAACAATGGCAAAACATTTTTGTTGGCGCGGGATCTCGGTTTATCGCGCAGTGGTACATTCGGAAATACAAACTTCCTGAAGATCTTGATGATTTTGTCGATAAACGTCGGCGAAAGTATCAGGAATTACTCAAGAAACATCCTTTGAAACCTATCTCTGGATTTATGAAATTTTACAACGCACTCAAGAGACAGGGTTTTAAGGTTGCAATCGCAAGCAGTGGTCATCGCTCGAATGTGCTTGCTTCTCTTCGCGCGATAGGATTATCTCGAATTCCTGTTGTGGGAATTGAACAAGTGCATTTCCGCAAACCAAATCCAGAGATCTTTCTCAAGACAGCGAAAATGTTAGGAGCGAAACCTTCTCAATGTGTGGTGTTTGAAGACTCTCTGCCAGGCATTACTGCCGCAAAACGCGCGAAGATGAAGATTGTCGCGCTCTTGACGACCACGCCGAAAGCTAGACTGAAGAAATTGAAGCCTGATCTTTTAATTCGCAATTATAATCTTATTTCAGTTTCTACAATTAGTCGCTTGTAA
- a CDS encoding FAD-dependent oxidoreductase, with translation MALQKYMTTVSKIEQLNDHVKLFRLSFPQGKPFSFIAGQFIIISITDKEGKLNRRSYSIASSPSHADYVELCIKILPDGRVSSILDTLIVGSQLEIDGPYGKFIVEQEQKKELMFVGTGVGVAPLRGMIQHVFESGYTAPVWLFFGFRHDTDFLFKDEFSSLEEQYNNFHFVPVMSQPGDHSDPDVDVGHVTDALPMYVKDGENKAAFICGSLPMVKDVVSVLEKCGIAKEQIKTDAWG, from the coding sequence ATGGCATTACAGAAATACATGACGACAGTAAGTAAGATAGAACAACTTAATGATCATGTTAAATTATTCCGCTTGAGCTTCCCTCAAGGAAAACCGTTTTCTTTTATCGCAGGACAATTCATTATTATTTCCATTACAGATAAAGAAGGGAAATTAAACAGACGCTCGTATTCTATCGCGTCGTCTCCTTCTCACGCGGATTACGTGGAGTTATGCATTAAAATTCTTCCAGATGGACGAGTCAGCAGCATTCTTGATACGCTTATTGTTGGTTCGCAACTGGAGATTGATGGACCATACGGCAAATTTATTGTTGAGCAAGAACAGAAAAAAGAGCTTATGTTCGTCGGCACTGGTGTTGGTGTCGCTCCTTTGCGCGGGATGATTCAGCATGTTTTTGAGAGTGGTTATACTGCTCCTGTCTGGTTATTCTTTGGCTTTCGGCACGACACTGATTTTCTCTTTAAAGATGAATTTTCTTCATTAGAAGAGCAATACAACAACTTCCATTTTGTTCCTGTGATGAGCCAGCCAGGAGATCATTCTGATCCTGATGTTGATGTCGGACATGTCACAGACGCGCTTCCGATGTATGTCAAAGATGGCGAGAATAAGGCTGCTTTTATTTGTGGTTCTTTGCCTATGGTGAAAGACGTTGTTTCTGTTTTAGAAAAATGCGGTATCGCGAAAGAACAAATTAAGACAGACGCATGGGGTTAA
- a CDS encoding peroxiredoxin: MTVKVGEKVQDMQLEAYQNGEMTKVTLSDYKGKWVVLFFYPLDFTFVCPTEITGFANAEADFTKYNAVVLGASTDSAHAHKAWFQRDMPDVKFPILADTAHKLSREFGVLIEDAGIALRGTFIIDPEGVLRYQVVSALNIGRSVKETVRVLAALQTGGLCQVDWQPGQETLKVK; the protein is encoded by the coding sequence ATGACGGTAAAAGTAGGAGAAAAAGTACAAGATATGCAGCTTGAAGCATATCAGAATGGTGAGATGACAAAGGTAACACTCAGCGATTATAAAGGAAAATGGGTTGTCTTGTTTTTTTATCCGTTGGATTTCACGTTCGTTTGCCCAACAGAAATCACTGGCTTTGCAAACGCGGAAGCTGACTTTACAAAGTATAACGCAGTTGTTCTCGGGGCGAGTACAGATTCCGCGCATGCACACAAAGCGTGGTTTCAACGAGATATGCCAGATGTCAAATTTCCCATTCTCGCGGACACCGCGCACAAACTCAGCAGAGAATTTGGTGTGTTGATTGAAGACGCGGGCATTGCTTTACGTGGAACATTTATTATTGATCCAGAAGGCGTTCTTCGCTATCAGGTTGTTTCCGCGCTGAACATTGGCAGAAGCGTCAAAGAAACTGTTCGCGTGCTTGCGGCGTTGCAGACTGGTGGGTTGTGCCAAGTGGATTGGCAGCCAGGACAGGAAACGTTGAAGGTAAAATAA
- a CDS encoding alpha/beta fold hydrolase, translated as MKTWIVSVWVILILLSSCGEQEQQKDPNEFIITTADEVNITAVYKETNQTTKAVLLLHMLGKDKRDYNNLSVYLQQNGFSVLAIDFRGHGNSDLDYTTFTEENWQNLILDVEAGVDFLESKGYKRIAVVGASIGANAGLKQAVQDTRIDSLVLLSAGEAYHGINVTAIAPYYDRPVLIVAAMDDKEAAVAATRIYNAMENPYSNLKMYPTGGHGTEMLQSQDGLAATIVTWLQETY; from the coding sequence ATGAAAACATGGATAGTTTCAGTCTGGGTCATATTAATCCTTTTAAGCAGTTGTGGAGAACAAGAGCAGCAAAAAGATCCAAACGAATTTATCATAACAACCGCGGATGAAGTGAATATTACCGCAGTCTACAAAGAAACAAATCAGACAACAAAAGCAGTACTCCTTCTGCATATGCTCGGAAAAGATAAAAGGGATTATAATAATTTAAGTGTATATCTCCAACAAAATGGTTTTAGTGTGCTTGCGATAGATTTCCGCGGCCATGGAAATAGTGATCTTGATTACACTACATTTACAGAGGAAAACTGGCAAAACCTTATCCTTGATGTTGAAGCGGGCGTTGATTTCTTAGAAAGCAAAGGATACAAAAGAATCGCAGTTGTTGGCGCGAGTATCGGAGCAAACGCAGGATTGAAGCAAGCAGTGCAAGATACACGAATTGACTCTTTAGTGCTTTTATCAGCAGGAGAAGCGTATCATGGGATTAATGTGACGGCGATCGCGCCATATTACGACAGACCTGTTTTGATTGTCGCGGCGATGGACGATAAAGAAGCGGCAGTCGCGGCAACGCGAATTTATAACGCAATGGAAAATCCATATAGTAATCTCAAGATGTATCCAACTGGCGGTCACGGAACAGAAATGCTCCAGAGCCAAGATGGACTAGCTGCGACAATAGTAACGTGGTTGCAGGAAACATATTAA
- a CDS encoding 50S ribosomal protein L7ae: MVDADQIYEAVEVARNTGKIKKGSNEVTKAIERGVAKLVVVAKDVQPAEVIMHLPLLAKEKGIPCVEVPSKEQLGAAAGLTIPTGAIAIVVEGEAKKLLDALKA; encoded by the coding sequence ATGGTAGACGCAGATCAAATCTATGAAGCAGTAGAAGTAGCACGAAACACAGGGAAAATCAAAAAAGGATCCAACGAAGTAACGAAAGCAATTGAACGCGGAGTAGCAAAACTTGTTGTTGTCGCGAAAGACGTTCAGCCAGCTGAAGTTATCATGCACTTACCTCTTCTCGCAAAAGAAAAAGGAATTCCATGCGTTGAAGTTCCAAGCAAAGAACAACTTGGCGCAGCAGCAGGATTAACTATTCCAACAGGCGCAATCGCTATTGTTGTCGAAGGAGAAGCAAAAAAACTTCTTGATGCATTAAAAGCTTGA
- a CDS encoding iron-sulfur cluster assembly accessory protein codes for MEQNTQTVEQRLRRELTIGDVLEQYPDAAPLLTEKGIHCVGCHVSPFETLEEGFRSHGMAEEEIDTILADINEKLDHTMKNKPARAPTVCSGDASLEVSCGAVAKVLELLKKENKDTTKTALRIAVMPGGCSGMTYDFSFDSDGKQADDKVIEKDGLTVLVDKKSLGILDGSRVDYVETLHGAGFVVKNPQAKGGCGCGKSFN; via the coding sequence ATGGAACAAAATACACAAACTGTTGAACAACGATTACGACGAGAGCTTACTATTGGCGATGTTTTAGAACAATATCCTGACGCGGCGCCGCTGCTTACAGAAAAAGGAATTCACTGTGTTGGTTGTCATGTTTCTCCTTTTGAAACACTCGAAGAAGGCTTCCGAAGCCATGGTATGGCTGAAGAAGAAATTGACACTATTCTTGCAGACATCAATGAGAAATTAGATCATACTATGAAAAACAAGCCTGCTCGCGCTCCTACTGTTTGTTCAGGAGATGCTTCTCTTGAAGTGAGCTGCGGTGCGGTCGCGAAGGTTTTGGAATTGCTCAAAAAAGAAAACAAAGACACGACAAAAACAGCGTTGCGTATTGCAGTCATGCCTGGCGGTTGTTCGGGAATGACCTACGACTTTTCTTTTGATTCTGATGGCAAACAAGCTGATGACAAAGTTATTGAAAAAGATGGTTTGACTGTTCTAGTTGATAAAAAGAGCTTAGGCATCTTAGATGGCTCTCGCGTTGATTATGTTGAAACACTGCATGGCGCAGGATTTGTTGTTAAGAATCCACAAGCAAAAGGCGGTTGTGGATGCGGAAAGAGTTTTAATTAA